Proteins found in one Enterococcus sp. 9D6_DIV0238 genomic segment:
- a CDS encoding gluconate 5-dehydrogenase produces MTFTMEQFQLNGKVALVTGAVHGIGFEIAKSLATAGATIVFNNLSQESVDQAMKLYQEAGIEAKGYACDVTDEAAVQKTVQKIKEEVGSIDILVNNAGIIKRIPMIDMSAEEFRQVVDVDLNAPFIMAKAVIPDMIEKGGGKIINICSMMSELGRETVSAYAAAKGGLKMLTKNIASEYGQYNIQCNGIGPGYIATPQTAPLRETQENGERHPFDQFIVGRTPAARWGTPEDLAGPAVFLASSASDFVNGHILYVDGGILAYIGKQP; encoded by the coding sequence ATGACATTCACGATGGAACAATTTCAACTAAATGGAAAAGTTGCTCTAGTGACAGGTGCAGTGCATGGCATCGGCTTTGAAATCGCTAAATCATTAGCTACAGCCGGAGCAACCATTGTGTTCAATAATTTATCGCAAGAGTCTGTGGATCAGGCGATGAAACTTTATCAAGAAGCTGGGATCGAAGCGAAAGGGTATGCTTGTGATGTGACCGATGAAGCAGCTGTTCAAAAAACAGTGCAGAAAATCAAAGAAGAAGTTGGTTCGATCGATATATTGGTCAATAATGCCGGGATCATCAAACGGATTCCGATGATCGATATGTCTGCAGAAGAATTCAGACAAGTCGTTGATGTCGATTTGAATGCACCGTTTATTATGGCCAAAGCAGTTATTCCTGATATGATCGAAAAAGGCGGCGGTAAGATCATCAATATTTGTTCAATGATGAGTGAGCTTGGCCGTGAAACGGTCAGTGCCTATGCTGCGGCTAAGGGCGGATTGAAAATGCTGACGAAAAATATTGCGTCCGAATACGGGCAATACAACATCCAATGTAACGGGATCGGTCCAGGCTATATTGCAACACCGCAAACGGCACCGCTGAGAGAAACACAGGAAAATGGGGAACGTCATCCTTTTGATCAGTTTATCGTTGGCCGAACTCCAGCAGCGCGTTGGGGCACGCCGGAAGACCTTGCTGGCCCAGCTGTATTCCTAGCATCTAGTGCTTCTGATTTTGTAAATGGCCATATTTTATATGTGGATGGCGGTATTTTAGCCTATATCGGAAAGCAGCCATAA
- the kduI gene encoding 5-dehydro-4-deoxy-D-glucuronate isomerase, with amino-acid sequence MQQMENRYTHSPEDIRHYSTEELRREFLVEKVFAPGEISLTYTHNDRMIFGGVTPTEEPLEIVLTKELGVDYFLERRELGVINIGGPGSITIDGQTEPMKKQDGYYIGKETKEVIFRSDDPKNPAKFYVNSVPAHHKYPNVKISIDQIKPMETGESLSLNKRRIYQYIHPNVCESCQLQMGYTVLEPGSSWNTMPCHTHERRMEAYLYFDYATEDTRVFHMMGKPDETKHLVVDNEQAIISPSWSIHSGVGTGDYTFIWSMCGENITYTDMDMVPMDQLK; translated from the coding sequence ATGCAACAAATGGAAAATAGATATACACATAGTCCGGAGGATATCCGTCACTATTCAACAGAAGAATTACGTAGAGAATTTTTAGTAGAGAAGGTCTTTGCGCCAGGAGAAATCAGCTTGACTTATACACACAATGACCGCATGATCTTTGGCGGAGTGACACCGACAGAAGAGCCTTTGGAAATTGTTTTGACAAAAGAATTAGGTGTAGATTATTTCTTAGAACGTAGAGAATTAGGTGTGATCAATATCGGCGGCCCTGGATCGATCACGATCGACGGACAAACAGAGCCGATGAAAAAACAAGATGGTTATTATATTGGGAAAGAAACGAAAGAAGTGATTTTCCGATCAGATGATCCGAAAAATCCAGCGAAGTTTTACGTAAATAGTGTTCCGGCACATCATAAATACCCAAATGTAAAAATCAGTATCGATCAAATCAAACCGATGGAAACAGGTGAGTCGCTGTCGTTGAATAAACGCAGAATTTATCAATATATTCATCCAAACGTATGTGAAAGCTGTCAATTACAAATGGGCTATACGGTCTTAGAACCAGGCAGCTCTTGGAATACGATGCCTTGTCATACCCATGAACGCCGGATGGAAGCGTATCTGTATTTTGACTATGCAACTGAAGATACGCGCGTTTTCCATATGATGGGCAAACCAGATGAAACCAAGCATTTAGTCGTAGACAATGAACAAGCGATCATTTCACCAAGCTGGTCGATCCATTCAGGTGTCGGCACAGGAGATTATACATTTATTTGGTCGATGTGCGGTGAGAATATTACTTATACAGACATGGATATGGTTCCAATGGATCAATTAAAATAG
- a CDS encoding sugar kinase translates to MGKVVTLGEIMLRFSTQSGHRLTQSEQLQAHYGGAEANVGISLANFGHEVVFASKVPDNVLGEAVRKHLQRYRVTTDFLLTGGHRLGTYYLETGIGERAAAVIYDRAGSSFAEMDTLEWDMSELFHEVDLFHLSGITPALSPKWQTLTLDLVEQARKAGCKISFDVNYRGKLWSQAQAGHFLKQVLPYVDYCSAGILDAVHLLGITATPTADESSTAFYYQCMKQGFPNIEVFYSTKRTVHSASVNDLTGTLWIDGQYYESELHELDPIIDRVGGGDAFSGGVLHGLLKKMKPQAIIDFATAAAALKHTVHGDCNQFTQAEVEQFLAAGSGKINR, encoded by the coding sequence ATGGGAAAAGTCGTTACCTTAGGAGAGATCATGCTGCGTTTTTCGACGCAATCAGGGCACCGCTTGACTCAAAGTGAACAGCTGCAGGCACACTATGGCGGAGCGGAAGCGAATGTTGGGATCTCTTTGGCAAATTTTGGCCATGAGGTCGTATTTGCCAGTAAAGTACCTGACAACGTTTTAGGAGAGGCCGTCCGCAAACACCTGCAACGTTACCGAGTAACTACAGATTTCTTATTGACTGGCGGTCATCGGCTTGGTACTTACTATCTGGAAACGGGAATCGGTGAGCGGGCAGCCGCGGTCATTTATGATCGGGCTGGTTCAAGCTTTGCTGAAATGGACACACTTGAGTGGGATATGTCTGAATTGTTTCATGAGGTAGATCTCTTCCATCTTTCAGGGATCACTCCAGCATTGTCTCCAAAATGGCAGACACTTACGTTGGATTTGGTGGAGCAGGCAAGAAAAGCTGGGTGTAAAATCAGTTTTGATGTGAACTATCGCGGAAAATTATGGAGTCAAGCACAGGCTGGGCATTTTCTGAAACAGGTTTTACCTTATGTCGATTATTGTTCAGCTGGAATCTTAGATGCCGTTCATTTACTAGGAATCACCGCAACTCCAACAGCGGATGAAAGCAGTACTGCATTTTATTATCAATGTATGAAACAAGGATTTCCAAACATCGAGGTGTTTTATTCTACAAAACGGACAGTGCATTCAGCAAGCGTGAATGATCTGACGGGGACCTTATGGATAGATGGTCAGTATTATGAATCTGAGCTTCATGAACTCGATCCGATCATCGATCGGGTTGGCGGGGGCGATGCTTTTTCCGGCGGTGTCTTACATGGCCTGCTGAAAAAGATGAAGCCACAGGCGATCATTGATTTCGCCACAGCGGCAGCTGCCTTAAAGCATACGGTTCATGGGGACTGCAATCAATTTACTCAAGCAGAAGTCGAGCAGTTTTTAGCTGCCGGTTCAGGAAAAATAAATCGTTAA
- a CDS encoding bifunctional 4-hydroxy-2-oxoglutarate aldolase/2-dehydro-3-deoxy-phosphogluconate aldolase, with the protein MKRVEILSRLEKTGVVAVVRGATKEEAVKASHAIVAGGLTGIELTFTVPQADEALKELTSYYQNRSEIVIGAGTVLDAVTARLAIMAGAEYIVSPSFDQETAELCNLYQVPYLPGCMTITEVQEALKSGADIVKLFPGSAYGPSIISAFKAPMPQVSLMPTGGVSLANMADWFKAGAVTVGVGGDLLAPASSGDFDQVTAMAKQYAAKLKEIKG; encoded by the coding sequence ATGAAACGCGTAGAGATTCTATCACGTTTAGAAAAAACAGGAGTTGTCGCAGTGGTCCGCGGAGCGACAAAAGAAGAAGCCGTCAAAGCAAGTCATGCCATCGTAGCAGGTGGTCTGACCGGTATTGAATTGACTTTTACAGTTCCTCAGGCGGATGAAGCACTCAAAGAATTAACGAGCTATTATCAAAATCGTTCTGAAATCGTGATCGGTGCGGGAACCGTCTTAGATGCAGTTACCGCCCGTTTAGCGATCATGGCAGGAGCGGAGTATATCGTCAGTCCAAGCTTCGATCAGGAAACGGCAGAATTATGTAATTTATACCAAGTTCCTTATTTACCTGGATGTATGACGATCACAGAAGTACAGGAAGCATTGAAAAGTGGCGCAGATATCGTCAAATTATTTCCTGGAAGTGCATATGGTCCAAGTATCATTTCTGCATTCAAAGCACCGATGCCTCAAGTCAGTCTTATGCCGACAGGCGGTGTGAGCTTGGCAAATATGGCTGATTGGTTTAAAGCTGGAGCCGTTACAGTTGGTGTGGGCGGCGACTTGCTTGCACCAGCAAGCTCAGGTGATTTTGACCAAGTGACAGCAATGGCGAAGCAATATGCTGCAAAATTAAAAGAAATTAAGGGATGA
- a CDS encoding PTS system mannose/fructose/sorbose family transporter subunit IID, which yields MMAMSNQKLTKKELNAISWRYILASQLNWNYERMMSSGYLYGILPVLKKFYGHDEMQLQDMMRTHNQFFNTNAIFGNLIMGIDVAIEEQDGHKAKETIVALKTALMGSLAGVGDSLFHVIWGTIFGSVAGTLAQNGSVVGCVIWIIANIALLFGRAALLPLGYKQGVKLVTTLKDKLSAFTNAATVLGVTVIGALIPSVIKATVPFVYKKDGVELVIQDTLDAILPSLVPILLVLLTYWMLGQKKLNSTRVIWIILILSIALSALGILG from the coding sequence ATGATGGCGATGAGTAATCAAAAACTGACAAAAAAAGAATTGAATGCAATCAGCTGGCGTTATATTTTAGCGAGTCAATTAAACTGGAACTATGAGCGGATGATGAGCTCAGGGTACCTATACGGGATCTTACCTGTACTGAAAAAATTCTACGGACACGATGAAATGCAATTACAAGATATGATGCGCACCCACAACCAATTTTTCAATACTAATGCTATTTTTGGGAATTTGATCATGGGGATCGATGTGGCGATCGAAGAACAAGATGGACATAAAGCAAAAGAAACGATCGTAGCGCTAAAAACAGCCTTGATGGGCTCGCTTGCCGGCGTGGGTGATTCATTATTTCATGTTATTTGGGGAACGATTTTTGGTTCGGTAGCAGGAACACTCGCTCAAAATGGTTCGGTGGTCGGCTGTGTGATTTGGATCATCGCAAACATTGCTCTTTTATTCGGTCGTGCGGCATTATTGCCGCTTGGTTATAAACAAGGGGTCAAATTAGTCACAACATTGAAAGATAAATTATCCGCTTTTACCAATGCTGCAACAGTCTTAGGAGTAACGGTGATTGGTGCCTTGATCCCGTCTGTGATCAAAGCGACCGTTCCGTTCGTTTATAAAAAAGATGGCGTGGAATTAGTGATCCAAGATACATTGGATGCGATTTTACCTTCGTTGGTGCCGATTTTGCTAGTACTTTTGACGTACTGGATGTTAGGACAAAAGAAATTAAATTCTACTCGAGTGATCTGGATCATTTTGATTTTATCGATCGCATTGAGCGCACTAGGGATCTTAGGCTAA
- a CDS encoding PTS mannose/fructose/sorbose/N-acetylgalactosamine transporter subunit IIC, giving the protein MHLAAYQIILITVYAFIAINDSLISNTLTQPAIAGMISGMIMGDLKTGLMVGGTLQLMRLGIAAFGGASVPDYFTGAVLGTAFAVISGKGAEYGIGLAVPVSLLMLQLDVVARFCNVFLLHRVDKAIDNMQVKRIPRLVLSGSFLWGLSRAIPILLMLLAGDAVVTTITENMPEWLMTGLKTAGGVLPVVGVGILLRYLPTKQYIPYLLLGFFLAAYLQVPMLGVSIVGMVAAMLVFKRDGEKGTAVASGTSDFEGGYDGDE; this is encoded by the coding sequence ATGCATTTAGCAGCGTATCAAATTATTCTTATTACCGTTTATGCTTTTATTGCAATCAATGATTCACTTATTTCAAATACGTTGACACAGCCGGCGATTGCCGGAATGATTTCCGGGATGATCATGGGCGATCTAAAAACTGGTTTGATGGTCGGAGGAACGCTTCAATTGATGCGTTTAGGAATCGCCGCATTTGGCGGGGCTTCTGTTCCGGATTATTTTACAGGCGCCGTGTTAGGGACAGCCTTTGCAGTGATTTCCGGTAAAGGTGCTGAATATGGTATCGGTTTAGCGGTGCCAGTATCACTATTGATGCTTCAATTAGACGTTGTCGCTCGTTTCTGTAATGTGTTTCTTTTACATCGAGTGGACAAAGCTATCGACAATATGCAGGTCAAACGGATTCCGCGTTTAGTGTTATCTGGTTCATTTTTATGGGGATTATCTCGTGCGATTCCAATTTTACTGATGTTATTAGCCGGCGATGCAGTTGTGACAACGATCACTGAAAATATGCCGGAATGGTTGATGACAGGTTTGAAAACAGCTGGAGGTGTTCTTCCAGTCGTCGGTGTCGGTATCCTACTGCGTTATCTGCCAACCAAGCAATATATTCCTTATTTACTACTAGGCTTCTTTTTAGCTGCATATCTGCAAGTGCCAATGTTAGGTGTATCTATCGTAGGGATGGTCGCTGCGATGTTAGTCTTTAAGCGCGATGGTGAAAAAGGAACAGCAGTAGCTTCTGGTACGAGTGATTTTGAAGGAGGATATGATGGCGATGAGTAA
- a CDS encoding PTS mannose/fructose/sorbose transporter subunit IIAB, with protein sequence MAEGVKVSLEMIIGKQENVHTVSLRPDGDNLQFEKELNDKMKALNGSTLIIADLLGGTPCNVAVKNYLNVDGVEIIAGMTLSIVIEAAVNQKATIKELVCLSRENIVDVKAGMNQAEKEITEDSKEKELSNFSQYAGKENIVNTRIDERLIHGQVAGIWSTSLSTQRIIVANDEAASDPLQKSSLRMAAPTSMRLSVLPVEAAAENIRAGKYGKQRLFLLFKNPKDVLRFIEADGPIKTVNVGNMSYKEGAREVTKSIQVLPEEETIFETIASKGVNVTAQLVPNDPSIDFMKKLRG encoded by the coding sequence ATGGCAGAAGGGGTCAAAGTCAGTCTAGAAATGATCATCGGGAAGCAAGAGAACGTGCATACCGTTTCATTAAGACCAGATGGGGATAATCTCCAATTTGAAAAAGAGTTGAATGATAAAATGAAAGCCCTTAACGGATCGACGTTGATCATTGCAGACCTATTAGGGGGAACACCGTGTAATGTTGCAGTAAAAAATTATTTGAATGTCGATGGTGTTGAGATCATTGCTGGCATGACTCTTTCAATCGTGATCGAAGCAGCTGTCAATCAAAAAGCAACGATCAAAGAGTTAGTATGTTTGTCTAGAGAAAATATTGTTGATGTGAAAGCTGGTATGAATCAGGCTGAAAAAGAAATCACCGAAGATAGTAAGGAAAAAGAATTGAGCAACTTTAGTCAATATGCTGGAAAGGAAAATATCGTCAATACACGTATCGATGAACGATTGATCCATGGTCAAGTTGCAGGGATCTGGTCAACAAGCTTAAGCACTCAACGTATCATTGTCGCAAATGATGAAGCAGCTTCCGATCCACTACAAAAATCTTCTTTAAGAATGGCAGCACCAACATCGATGCGTCTATCGGTTCTTCCAGTTGAAGCTGCAGCTGAAAATATTCGTGCAGGGAAATATGGAAAGCAGCGTCTATTCCTATTATTTAAAAATCCGAAAGATGTTTTACGCTTTATTGAAGCAGATGGCCCGATCAAAACTGTCAATGTTGGGAACATGAGTTATAAAGAAGGCGCACGTGAAGTGACGAAGAGCATTCAAGTTTTACCAGAAGAAGAAACGATTTTTGAAACTATTGCTTCAAAAGGAGTAAATGTAACCGCTCAACTCGTGCCGAATGATCCATCGATCGATTTTATGAAGAAATTACGAGGGTAA
- a CDS encoding GntR family transcriptional regulator, with the protein MLPKYEQIKQDLLHEIKNHTFIPGDKFYSEADIKRIYSVSSITAVKALNELTSAGYLYRIQGKGTFVSKAKVSQNVKFSDIELHSIDSEKVNVISVEEENQPEILKELGLAASASYYKIKRVRYFGEEPFLVHITHLPKKLMKEPIAKDLSAYASVYERVRKDFAVDLFSLASVETNEIVFPDDAELLNLLHLSFREPAVKQVKHSYLADGSVAEYIVSYKHWKYFKTKIEVEAE; encoded by the coding sequence ATGCTCCCAAAATATGAACAGATCAAGCAAGATCTTTTACATGAAATCAAAAATCATACATTTATCCCCGGTGATAAATTTTATTCTGAAGCGGATATCAAACGAATCTATTCTGTCAGCTCGATCACTGCGGTCAAAGCCTTGAATGAATTGACTAGTGCCGGCTATCTATACCGTATCCAAGGAAAAGGGACTTTCGTTTCGAAAGCCAAAGTCTCTCAGAATGTTAAATTTTCAGATATCGAACTACATTCTATAGATTCTGAAAAAGTCAACGTCATTTCAGTAGAAGAAGAAAATCAACCCGAAATCTTGAAAGAGTTAGGTTTAGCTGCAAGTGCTTCTTACTATAAGATCAAGCGTGTACGCTATTTCGGAGAGGAACCTTTTTTAGTACACATTACTCATTTACCTAAAAAATTAATGAAAGAACCGATCGCTAAGGATCTGAGTGCTTATGCCAGTGTCTATGAACGGGTGAGGAAGGACTTCGCTGTAGATCTATTTTCACTTGCTTCGGTAGAAACAAACGAAATCGTCTTTCCTGATGATGCGGAGCTGCTGAATTTACTACATTTGAGTTTCCGTGAACCGGCTGTCAAACAGGTCAAACATTCTTACTTAGCAGATGGCAGTGTGGCCGAATATATCGTGAGTTACAAGCACTGGAAATATTTCAAAACAAAAATAGAAGTAGAGGCCGAATGA
- a CDS encoding glycoside hydrolase family 35 protein, whose translation MQTFEIKEDFLLDGKPIKLISGAIHYFRMTPEQWEDSLYNLKALGANTVETYIPWNLHEPTEGVYDFEGLKNIEHFVTLAQKIGLFVILRPSAYICAEWEFGGLPAWLLKEKGLRLRSTDPRFMNKVQNYFSVLIPKLVPLQITHGGPVIMMQVENEYGSYGMEKEYLRQTKQLMEKFGVDVPLFTSDGAWDEVLDAGTLIEEDVFVAGNFGSHSKENAEVMRKFMARHGKKWPIMCMEYWDGWFNRWGEPIIKRDGQDLAKEVKDMLEVGSLNLYMFHGGTNFGFYNGCSARGTLDLPQVTSYDYDALLTEAGEPTEKYYHVQKAIKEVCPDVWQAEPRTKKMIDLGQYPVTNSVSLFSIKDQIMKPQETVYPLSMEEAGEGYGYLLYSVELKNYHRENKLKIIEASDRVQVYVDGELEAVQYQEDIGEELVVNGTSDKETIELDVLVENLGRVNYGFKLNGPTQSKGIRGGIMQDIHFHQGYKQYALALSEEQLHAIDYNAEKNPSQPSFYQIEFELADIADTFIDCSQYGKGVVLVNGVNLGRYWSIGPIRSLYCPKAFLKKGKNEVVIFETEGREIKELVFSEKALTD comes from the coding sequence ATGCAGACGTTTGAAATAAAAGAAGATTTTTTACTAGATGGAAAACCGATCAAATTGATCAGTGGTGCGATCCACTATTTTCGAATGACACCAGAGCAGTGGGAAGATAGCTTATATAATTTAAAAGCCTTAGGGGCCAATACGGTCGAGACATATATCCCTTGGAATCTACATGAGCCGACAGAAGGGGTCTATGATTTTGAAGGACTGAAAAATATTGAGCACTTTGTAACATTGGCGCAAAAAATCGGGTTATTCGTGATTTTGCGTCCCTCAGCATATATCTGTGCAGAATGGGAGTTTGGCGGTTTACCTGCGTGGCTGTTAAAAGAAAAAGGGCTGCGTTTACGGTCAACAGATCCACGCTTTATGAACAAAGTCCAAAATTATTTTAGTGTATTGATTCCTAAATTAGTGCCGCTGCAGATCACTCATGGCGGTCCAGTAATCATGATGCAGGTGGAAAACGAATATGGCTCTTACGGCATGGAAAAGGAATATTTGCGACAAACAAAACAACTGATGGAAAAGTTTGGTGTAGATGTTCCATTATTCACTTCGGATGGTGCCTGGGATGAGGTGCTGGATGCGGGAACGTTGATTGAAGAGGATGTTTTTGTAGCTGGAAATTTTGGCAGCCATTCTAAAGAAAATGCAGAAGTGATGCGCAAGTTTATGGCGCGTCATGGAAAAAAATGGCCGATCATGTGTATGGAATATTGGGATGGCTGGTTCAACCGCTGGGGGGAGCCGATCATCAAGCGGGATGGTCAGGATCTAGCCAAAGAAGTCAAAGATATGCTTGAAGTTGGATCACTGAATTTATATATGTTCCATGGCGGAACCAACTTTGGTTTTTATAATGGCTGTTCAGCCCGTGGAACGCTTGATCTGCCGCAAGTCACTAGCTATGATTATGATGCGTTGCTGACAGAGGCCGGAGAGCCTACAGAAAAATATTATCATGTTCAAAAAGCAATCAAAGAAGTTTGTCCAGATGTTTGGCAAGCAGAACCACGCACAAAAAAAATGATCGACTTAGGACAGTATCCAGTAACGAATAGTGTGTCCTTGTTTTCGATAAAAGATCAAATCATGAAACCACAGGAAACGGTGTATCCACTAAGTATGGAAGAAGCTGGAGAAGGTTATGGGTATCTTCTTTATTCCGTGGAGCTGAAAAATTACCACCGCGAAAACAAGTTGAAGATCATCGAAGCAAGTGATCGGGTTCAAGTTTATGTAGACGGAGAGCTTGAGGCGGTACAATATCAAGAAGATATCGGAGAAGAATTGGTGGTAAATGGCACTTCTGATAAAGAGACGATCGAGCTGGATGTTTTAGTAGAAAACTTAGGTCGAGTGAATTATGGCTTCAAATTGAATGGACCGACACAATCGAAAGGGATTCGTGGCGGTATCATGCAGGATATTCATTTTCATCAAGGATATAAGCAATATGCGTTGGCTTTATCTGAAGAACAGCTACATGCGATCGACTATAATGCTGAGAAAAATCCGTCACAGCCTTCATTTTATCAAATCGAGTTTGAATTAGCTGATATAGCAGATACCTTTATTGATTGTAGTCAGTATGGAAAAGGAGTCGTGCTGGTAAATGGTGTCAATTTAGGTCGTTATTGGTCTATCGGGCCGATTCGTTCACTTTATTGTCCAAAAGCCTTCTTAAAAAAAGGGAAAAATGAAGTTGTGATCTTTGAAACAGAAGGTCGGGAAATCAAAGAGTTGGTGTTTTCTGAAAAAGCATTGACCGATTAA
- a CDS encoding glycoside hydrolase family 88 protein: MSLQENKKRLVELGGNVTEMWLNEQIDWCVSQIEKNMQRFGTQFPSACATNGKYRIKANDDWTNGFWTGMLWLAYEWTKKDKFLALAMENIQSFQKRLDDHFVLDHHDIGFLYSLSAGAGFKITGNDQCKQEVLQAAEVLLARFQEQGEFIQAWGQKGDPKEYRLIIDSLINLPLLFEATEISGDTHYSEMAEKHYQTLMKTVIKADATTFHTYYFDPETGQPSHGATHQGHSDSSIWARGQSWAVLGIPLNESYLHSMPFPENYAQIVDVFLAHLPEDLIPYWDFDFTDQHPSDKDSSSLAIAACGLMEAEKLAAFPEAEMLAKGMVYQLGEHYSAKKLPENEGLLLHGVYAHAEGKGIDEPNLWGDYFYLEALIRLANPQWQRYW; encoded by the coding sequence ATGAGTCTTCAGGAAAATAAAAAAAGACTGGTCGAATTAGGAGGAAATGTAACAGAAATGTGGCTAAACGAGCAAATCGACTGGTGTGTCTCGCAAATCGAAAAGAACATGCAGCGCTTCGGTACACAGTTTCCATCAGCATGTGCGACAAATGGTAAGTATCGAATCAAAGCAAATGACGACTGGACGAATGGCTTTTGGACAGGCATGCTGTGGTTAGCATATGAATGGACGAAGAAAGATAAATTTTTAGCGTTGGCAATGGAAAATATCCAGAGTTTTCAAAAGCGATTGGATGATCATTTCGTATTGGATCATCATGATATCGGTTTTTTGTATAGTCTATCCGCCGGAGCAGGATTTAAGATCACGGGAAACGATCAGTGTAAACAGGAAGTGTTGCAAGCGGCAGAAGTTCTGCTGGCAAGGTTTCAGGAGCAGGGTGAATTTATTCAGGCATGGGGACAAAAGGGTGACCCTAAAGAATACCGCTTGATCATCGATTCTTTGATCAACTTACCTCTTTTATTTGAAGCGACAGAAATTTCAGGTGATACACATTATTCTGAGATGGCTGAAAAGCATTATCAGACATTGATGAAAACAGTGATCAAAGCGGATGCAACGACCTTCCATACGTATTATTTTGATCCTGAAACAGGACAGCCAAGCCATGGTGCGACGCATCAGGGACATAGCGATTCTTCGATTTGGGCGCGTGGACAGAGTTGGGCGGTATTAGGGATTCCTTTGAATGAGAGTTATCTTCATTCGATGCCTTTTCCAGAAAACTATGCACAAATCGTTGATGTATTTTTGGCCCATTTACCAGAAGATTTAATTCCTTATTGGGACTTTGATTTTACCGATCAGCATCCATCTGATAAAGATAGCTCGTCACTGGCAATTGCAGCCTGCGGACTTATGGAAGCAGAGAAATTGGCAGCTTTTCCAGAAGCTGAAATGCTCGCTAAAGGAATGGTCTATCAGTTAGGAGAACATTACTCGGCGAAAAAACTTCCTGAGAATGAAGGGCTGTTATTACATGGTGTATATGCACATGCGGAAGGGAAAGGAATCGACGAGCCCAATTTATGGGGAGACTATTTTTACTTGGAAGCCTTGATCCGATTAGCAAATCCGCAATGGCAAAGATACTGGTAA